A part of Streptomyces sp. NBC_01451 genomic DNA contains:
- a CDS encoding DUF202 domain-containing protein — translation MSDAGAGEAEVRDPGLQPERTRLAWRRTTLSSTVAALLAGRTALHGGPSAAGIAVCAVCCVLWLWFLGVAHRRIRTLTATGDDGPPALTARHAAAATLCAVALAVCGAALVL, via the coding sequence GTGAGCGACGCCGGGGCGGGCGAGGCAGAGGTACGGGATCCCGGGCTGCAACCGGAACGGACCCGGCTGGCGTGGCGGCGTACGACGCTGTCGAGCACCGTCGCCGCCCTGCTCGCCGGGAGGACCGCGCTGCACGGCGGGCCGTCGGCGGCCGGGATCGCCGTCTGCGCGGTGTGCTGCGTGCTGTGGCTGTGGTTCCTCGGCGTCGCCCACCGGCGCATCCGGACGCTCACGGCGACGGGTGACGACGGTCCGCCGGCGCTGACCGCCCGGCACGCCGCCGCGGCGACGCTGTGCGCGGTCGCCCTGGCGGTGTGCGGGGCGGCACTCGTCCTCTGA
- a CDS encoding YidH family protein, whose translation MIDFGRNVRMWFAPQRIGEEGRTPDYRFSLANERTFLAWLRTALALIGGGFAVDQFLPDLRWGWRVGLALALLAAGALCSLRAVNHWVRCERAMRRGEDLPVSRFPTLLSLAVAVVAVAMVVVVLARGNG comes from the coding sequence GTGATCGATTTTGGACGGAACGTCCGTATGTGGTTCGCCCCCCAACGGATCGGCGAGGAGGGCCGCACCCCCGACTACCGCTTCTCCCTGGCCAACGAACGCACCTTCCTGGCCTGGCTGCGCACCGCGCTGGCGCTGATCGGCGGCGGCTTCGCCGTGGACCAGTTCCTGCCCGACCTGCGGTGGGGCTGGCGGGTCGGGCTGGCGCTCGCGTTGCTGGCGGCCGGGGCGCTGTGCTCGCTGCGGGCCGTCAACCACTGGGTGCGGTGCGAGCGGGCGATGCGACGGGGCGAGGACCTGCCGGTGTCCCGCTTCCCGACCCTGCTGAGCCTCGCGGTCGCCGTGGTCGCGGTCGCCATGGTGGTCGTCGTACTGGCCCGGGGGAACGGGTGA
- a CDS encoding NADP-dependent oxidoreductase, translated as MKAITYSRYGGPDVLEFTRDAPDPKVGPDSVLIKVRAASVNPVDWKCREGYLDGILDPVFPVTPGWDVSGVVVRPGASVSEYAVGDEVIGYVREDFLSRGTFAEYVAAPVRTLARKPRNLSFEEAAGLPLVGLTAYQVLARSLGVRTGETVLVHAAAGGVGSVAVQLARRHLGAAHVIGTASVRNHDFVRELGGDPVTYGEGMADRVRKLAPGGVDAVFDTVGGDTLKDSVELLAPGGRLVSIADPAVVDLGGSYYFVRPDAVDLAHLSDLAEQQVFSLHVADTFPLERAAEAHRLSAEGRTRGKIVVTVDWDDEA; from the coding sequence ATGAAGGCCATCACCTACAGCCGGTACGGCGGCCCCGACGTCCTGGAGTTCACGCGGGACGCCCCGGACCCCAAGGTCGGCCCCGACTCCGTACTGATCAAGGTGCGCGCGGCGTCCGTCAACCCGGTGGACTGGAAGTGCCGTGAGGGCTATCTCGACGGCATCCTGGACCCCGTCTTCCCGGTGACACCGGGCTGGGACGTCTCCGGGGTCGTGGTGCGCCCGGGCGCCTCCGTCTCGGAGTACGCCGTGGGTGACGAGGTCATCGGCTACGTACGCGAGGACTTCCTCTCGCGCGGCACCTTCGCCGAGTACGTCGCCGCCCCGGTGCGCACCCTCGCCCGCAAGCCCCGCAACCTCTCCTTCGAGGAGGCGGCCGGGCTGCCGCTCGTCGGGCTCACCGCCTATCAGGTGCTCGCCAGGTCGCTGGGCGTCCGCACGGGCGAGACCGTCCTGGTGCACGCGGCGGCGGGCGGGGTCGGCTCCGTCGCCGTCCAGCTGGCCCGCCGCCACCTGGGCGCCGCGCACGTCATCGGCACGGCCAGCGTGCGCAACCACGACTTCGTGCGCGAACTGGGCGGCGACCCGGTGACGTACGGCGAGGGCATGGCCGACCGGGTACGGAAACTCGCCCCGGGCGGCGTCGACGCCGTGTTCGACACCGTCGGCGGCGACACGCTCAAGGACTCGGTGGAGCTGCTGGCTCCCGGGGGCCGCCTGGTGTCGATCGCGGACCCGGCCGTCGTCGACCTCGGCGGCAGCTACTACTTCGTGCGCCCCGACGCGGTGGACCTCGCGCACCTCTCCGACCTGGCCGAACAGCAGGTGTTCTCGCTGCATGTGGCCGACACGTTCCCCCTGGAGCGCGCTGCGGAGGCACACCGGCTGAGCGCGGAGGGCCGCACCAGGGGCAAGATCGTGGTGACGGTGGACTGGGACGACGAGGCCTGA